Proteins from a genomic interval of Xiphias gladius isolate SHS-SW01 ecotype Sanya breed wild chromosome 23, ASM1685928v1, whole genome shotgun sequence:
- the crybb1l1 gene encoding beta-crystallin B1: MSSGDKSKASSQTDGKAAQSKKSDMGLMSYKMYLYDQENFQGQMIEISNECMNVCELGMERVRSLRVESGPFVGFEQMNFCGEMYILEKGEYPRWDSWSNCQKNDYLLSFRPVKMDPEKHKICLYEVGEFKGRKMEIMDDDVPSLFSYGFTDRVGSIIVSCGTWVGYQFPGYRGSQYLLEKGEYKHFNEYGARNPQFQSVRRIRDMQWHQQGCYTMASK; the protein is encoded by the exons ATGTCCAGTGGAGATAAGTCCAAGGCTTCTTCCCAGACTGATGGGAAGGCTGCACAGAGCAAGAAGTCAGACATGGGATTGATGTCCTACAAG ATGTACTTGTACGACCAGGAGAACTTCCAGGGTCAGATGATCGAGATCAGCAACgagtgcatgaatgtgtgtgagttggGCATGGAGCGCGTGCGTTCCCTGCGCGTTGAGAGCGGACC CTTCGTGGGCTTTGAGCAGATGAACTTCTGTGGTGAGATGTACATCCTGGAGAAGGGAGAGTATCCTCGCTGGGACTCCTGGAGCAACTGCCAGAAGAACGACTACCTGCTGTCCTTCAGGCCAGtcaaaatg GACCCTGAGAAGCACAAGATCTGCCTGTATGAGGTGGGAGAGTTCAAGGGTCGCAAGATGGAGATCATGGACGATGATGTTCCCAGTCTGTTCTCCTATGGCTTCACTGACAGAGTGGGCAGCATCATTGTCAGCTGTGGAAC CTGGGTGGGGTACCAGTTCCCTGGATACCGTGGCAGCCAGTACCTGCTGGAGAAGGGCGAATACAAGCACTTCAACGAGTACGGCGCCCGCAATCCTCAGTTCCAGTCCGTGAGGCGTATCCGTGACATGCAGTGGCACCAACAGGGCTGCTACACCATGGCCAGCAAGTGA
- the LOC120785701 gene encoding calcium-binding protein 5-like: MFMIIREPFAGGGGAGGMSAPPERSAKQVQAAIKRKVEKQKKRTSKQGAGSGEVETGPPQPPCHHKSGQIPQTMTAAAAEDRTALEGKLEEMMEGTRRREKEKEKVVEPIDLLPIVGSMFGQPDLPLKRATEGPLRGNDVEEKSFKDPFGALVKNCNMLHNIVGPACIFLRQGFSQTLLTHTCECVFLPELREAFVEFDKNKDGYISHKDLGECMRTMGYMPTEMELIELSQQICGGKVDFEDFVELMGPKMLAETADMIGVKELRDAFKEFDSNGDGQISLTELREAMKKLMGEQVTNREINEILRDVDLNGDGLVDFEEFVRMMSR, translated from the exons ATGTTCATGATCATTCGAGAGCCGTTTGCCGGAGGAGGCGGTGCTGGAGGGATGAGCGCACCACCGGAGAGGAGCGCaaaacag GTGCAGGCCGCCATCAAGAGGAAGGTGGAAAAGCAGAAGAAGCGAACCAGCAAGCAGGGAGCGGGTAGTGGAGAAGTTGAAACTGGTCCCCCTCAGCCCCCTTGCCATCACAAATCCGGTCAGATCCCCCAAACGATGACAGCGGCGGCTGCTGAGGACAGAACGGCGCTGGAGGGGAAGCTGGAGGAGATGATGGAGGGaacaaggaggagagagaaggagaaagagaaggtggTGGAGCCCATCGACCTGCTGCCCATAGTGGGCTCCATGTTTGGCCAG CCTGATCTGCCTCTAAAGAGGGCAACGGAGGGGCCCCTCCGGGGTAACGACGTGGAGGAAAAGTCATTCAAGGATCCTTTCGGTGCACTAGTGAAGAACTGCAACATGCTGCACAACATCGTGGGCCCGGCCTGCATCTTCCTTAGACAGGGCTTTTCTCAGACACTC CTGACTCAcacatgtgaatgtgtgtttttaccagAGCTCCGCGAGGCGTTTGTGGAGTTTGATAAGAATAAAGATGGCTACATCAGTCATAAAGACCTGGGGGAGTGTATGAGGACCATGGGATACATGCCCACAGAGATGGAACTCATCGAGCTCAGCCAGCAGATCT GTGGAGGTAAAGTGGACTTTGAAGACTTTGTGGAGCTGATGGGACCCAAGATGCTGGCAGAGACAGCAGACATGATTGGAGTCAAAGAACTACGAGATGCATTCAAAGAG TTTGACTCTAACGGTGACGGCCAGATCAGTTTAACGGAGCTGCGGGAGGCCATGAAGAAGCTGATGGGAGAGCAAGTGACCAACAGAGAGATCAACGAGATCCTCCGAGATGTTGACCTCAATGGAGACGGTCTGGTGGACTTTGAGG AGTTTGTGCGGATGATGTCCCGCTGA